The sequence TTTGCAAGAGCCAGATATGTTGCAAAATCAAAACTTTCGTTCAAAATTAAATCTTGTTGCAAATCTCAAAAcctttttaaaatcttatttaaaTTCGGATCTATAGATTAACCTTAATTAATCTCCAAtttaggctgagtttggatacaacGCCTGCGTCTGCGGGAGCGTCTGCGTCtgagttttctgtttttttttttttttcttcttcttctgctgcagCGTCtgcgtcttcttcttcttctgctgctgcGTCTAGGAATTCATTTTTTGACGTAAACTCAAAGTGTTGCTTTCATATGCTCAATTGCaactttaatttcaaaataaaataaatttcaatttccaTTCTAGTTTCAATTTGATGCAATGCATTATATGTCTCAAGTGCTATGCCATGTTTGTTTGAAGGGAAATGTAATTGGCCACTGTAATCTAGAACACCAGTTTTTACCAAACATGAAAGATATATGCTTAACACATTTCTACCTTGTAATTTAGTCCTGAATCTAGTTCTAGGGTTTTAGATTAGTGCTAATTCAATGCAACTTTTTCACTTTGATATATAGAATGTTATTAGGATACAAAGTCTTATACTTTCTTTAAAATGTAATTAGGACCCAAAGCTTTAAAATttctatcaaatttaaaaattttcaattattcaatgaaattcaaatattcaatttaatttattaaacaagcctaaaatTAAAACTCAAGCTTCACTTcgtttataaacaaacaaatatgaatGAGTTTTTTATCGAGTCAAATCCAAGCTATTTATGAACaacttgatttattttatttactgtTCTACTTAAAAGTTATTCCTAAAGACATTAGGAAGTGTCAACTTAACCAATGAGTTATCAACttctagtaaaaaaatttctccaaaaaaaaaagaagaagggaaacttctagtaaATAATTGTCTTCTCGTATTTTGATAGTTGTTGTAGATTTAACCGGGTTAGAAGAAATAACAATGATGTGGATTATAATTTATGTATATGGGTTTATTATCAACGTATTTGTTGGGTGTCTATTGTCTCAGTATTTTCCATATCGCTAGATCTTGGGAAAGGATCTCTCTAATTTTATGTTAATTCTTAATGAAATTGTATTATTATTgaacaaatagaaaataacaaagCTTATACATAAGCAATGGGTTATGTGGATGTCGATTATGCAGTAgattttgattctaaaattccatgacacgttttttttttttttttgatgtggaAAAATTCCATTAAAACCCGACATTGAGATACAACAAAGTAGAAGCACAAACACAAGTTTTAGCAACATTCCATGACACGATACGGACTTATGTTTGTTGGTGGCCGAATAGCTGAAACTCTTACAGGATGTCAGGATATTGTTGTTCTATACTTCGATCTACCACAAAGGCGAATTAAGGGAGATAGCACAAAGCCATTTGTCTTAGAGGACTCGTTACTGTCCATTTTGGTTCAGCTTTTTGGGCCCAAAAAGCACGTTAGCCAACCCACAAAGCCATTTGTCTTTGAGGACTTGTTAACTGTCCATTCTTCAGCTTTTTGGGCCCAAAAAGCACATTAGCCAACCCAAAAAAGGCGAAATTGTGTGTTTTggtgaaaatttttaaacaagtGTCCCAAAACGTGTTTTCTTACATTTTTGCGTGGCACCTGCCAAGCTGCAATTGCAAAACGCAACAATTGCTTTAGCTGAAACTAAAATATTGCCATTGAAAAACTGTCCACTTCCCCTAGAATAACCCTCAGTTTTTCTATAAAACCCAACTTCACCCTTTATTATTCTAAAGATAAAACACACTTTAATTTCAGCCAATCTCACATGTCACTCCTCTATGCTTGTCAAAGGCAACCACAGAGCACACCTGgtgacacaaaaaaaaaaaaaaaagacactccgcttttttctttttaccatttttatcgATTAAAAGCCCAATTTCATACCAACTTTTTTTAAACTACAACTTTTTTAATCAAGTTGCATGATGCTACATTGTGATAATCAGAATGCAATTCACTGCATTCACTTGGCAGAAAATCACCgtgcaaaaataaaacatactGATACGGATATCACAATGTCAAAGAATTCCTTTATTTGATTGATATATCTTTATAGAAAATTCACACTACTGAAAATGCCTCTAATATGTTAACAAAACCTGCGTTCTAGATAACTTTAGGGATATGTGAAAGCATTAGAGGGGAAAGTGGCAATGGTATTAACTATTAAGCCTCTACCAAAGAAATAGCTCCTTTGCTTGCCCAAATCCACTTTCGGAACCCAGTCACGTTCCAAATGCTAGCTGGTATTAACTAGGCCATGCATTGcataaaaaaacatgcaatctttttttttttttttttgctgaataagaAACATGCAATCTTGATCAAGAAAAGAATGGCTCACTAATAAGCTTGGCAATGATCACGAGTCTTGCTGTCATAATCATACATACAACTTTACGAATAGCAGCACATAATTGTATATTGTCATgttatttgataagaaaataaatactgATTTTGCATTGCTGAGAAAGTCTTGAACCTTACCAGGAAGTGGAAATTACACTGACCaaattttataagcaaacaTAATTAACTACATAACGCAGAATGCTTAGACAGCAGAAAAGGAATTGTTACTTGTCAAGTTGTTCCTTCCCCAAAACTATAGCCATACTACATGGATCAAGCAAGAAAAGCCCTAATCTGCCTTCTTATTATCTGTTGGCTGGGATTTGTTAATAACTGCAGAACGCTTATCTTCCGCAGTCTTGGCACGAATCTCATCCCTCTCCCTGAAATACCTCTCAAGGGCCCTTGGAAGGAATCGTGGAATCAAAAACCCAAACAGGTTGATTGAGAAATACACTAGATTGGCAACTGCAAGGCTCCTCCCGAACCAAAACCAAGCAATGTCCTACACCACCAACACAAAATCAATCAGATCATTTACACATAAAagagtaaataaatttaatgacaAGTAGTTCctcttgaaaaaaagaaaaagaaaaagttggaaTTTGGTTTTAAGGAGTAAGCTTTAAGGTTGGAGTTGAAATTGGGAGcttttagggggaaaaaatatAGTATTCATTGTTCGCACTTCATGAATCCATAATTTCGAAACACTATTTATTGGCACATAGTTCCTAGTGGCTGAAGAGGAAGGGAGGGGTTTGGGTAAAAGTGTAGACAATTCTAAGCAAgctccaaaaataataataaataaataaattaattaattaattgaagttctaatatattCTACTCCCTAGAGCAACGCCAAAATGCCAAAAGGcacaaatttacaaaataaaaatagagagaattgATTTcatggttaaaattttatttcttagatTAATATCTCAGTAGAACCATTTCAAATAAGCagttttgagaaacaaaaattacCTTAAGTTGGGCATTTGCAGGCAGTGTTTTGTAAACCCACACGTCCTTTATCCAATCAATGAGTACAAAGACCCTCCGAACGGTATAGAGCAAGGGAACCAATGCTCTCACTGGTGGTGAAAACAAGGACAACCCACTAATTATGTTCTCAGTGAGTATCTGAAAAGAGAGTAAGAACAAGTGAGGTGTTGCTGATCGAACTGCATGTTCATCTCCTCTAGCAAACCCACCCAAAACGTATGCCAGGGGCAAGAAAAGCCCTATTGTGGTTCCCACAACCACATAGAACCTAAAGAATCTGCTTCCCTGGAAAATTTCCTGTGATCCAGAGCTGACACTACCATGGGCAGGGAAGACCAAGCGAGAGAGAACTAGAAGATAGGCAGAGGCAAAGGCAGGAAAGACTAAATCTAGAAGTGGGACAAGACCACTAGCTGAGAAAACCATGATAAAGGCTACGAGTTGAAGCTCTATTACACGCAGTGATCCCATTACACCACCCATCACAGACTGTTGCTGCTGCTGAGAAATTAGCTTTTGTTGGGGTTTTGTGGTTTCAGAAGCGATGGTTTTGTCAGGCTCCGATCGAGGAGCCATAGAGAGAGTTACACCCGACATTTTCTATTTCCTTGGCTTAAGtgtattgttgttgtttcttgCTTGATTGGTTTGGCTGCTTTCTGGGATTCAAGACTTAGAATCTTCTTGTTGTTAAAGAAACCTGAAAAGAAATTTAGCTTGCAACATTATTATGCTGCTGATGTACATGGATGATAATACGATTAAAAGCAAGAGTTGGTACAAGCAAATTATGGGATTGAAAGAAATGTTCTAATTGTTTAAAACAACGATGTTATTTCAACAGGCAAAAATTAAGGTTGATTTATGACTCACAAAAATGGAAGTCACCATGAATGGGACAAGTTGGAGACACAAAGGTGCAAACCAATCGTGTCTAAAAATTAACTATCCCCACGTAAGAATTGTCATCTATTGCTGATACtagacaaaatttaaaaagaaggaATGTGATCCAATCAATAGTTGTTAACAAAAGGGTACAATACTTTCATCAAGAATGCTACATCAACATCATACTAATCAAGCAAGAAATTTAGTGACTgtaaaaacaaaaggcaaccaGAAGAATGAACATAACATATCAAAATTATACCCACTAGCTTTagcaaaaagaaattattacCTTTGTTTTTGGGCAAATACAAAGAAATTTAGACCCAATAGAACcaaaaacgaaaaaatagaTCTTACAGATGCAGAGTGTATGAACACATATGATTCATTCAACATCGAAAGCCccgaaagaaaagataagaaagagagagtcaTGGGGGAGGATTTGCGTTAAAAATAACACACAGCGGGTGGTGACTAGTGACTACCGCTTTGGATATTTGAACGTGGGGGCTATAGTGGGGTGACACGTGGGTGACACTCTACGTGGGGAAATCATGGTCCCACACGTGCAACTTCTACGGCTATGTGCCACGTTGGGCTTTTCACGTTCTCTTCTGGTCTCTGCTATAGATTGTACAACAATAATGCactaacacaattttttttttaaaaaaattcacaatttttaaagcaattgatagataaaaaaaagagaaataatatgttcacaataaattttaagtgacaggttgttactggttgttattattggggcaaaaaagtaatcttagtgttatgttcaaatttgaaccaataataactaaccacctgtgatttgttatgaaaatattgtaaaaatgttgtggacgtagcatatctctaaaaaaaatatgggtGAATGAGGATTAGTTATGTCCACCGCAAACAATCAACTActtcaaaatttaaacaattacaGTATGAATTTGCTATTGAAATCAAAATCACAATTATTGAAGTGGTTGACTATGGATATATGACTAATATAAAATGGATCAGATTAATGAATGTTcttatagaattttttaataaactattttatgaaagttttaatgtcacttttataaataatataaaagaaaaactattaaaGAATcaattactacttttttttcagtaaattttttataaaaaaaatactttttaaaccaatatttttagagtacatgttaacttttctCATATAAAAAACATGAGTCCATGAGTGTTAATTATGTCCATCTCtaataatcatataaaaattaactaataatCAACTACATCAtaaatcttctcaaaaaaaaaaaaaaaatactacatcaaataattatgaaatttgttatgaGAAAAGATGTTGTGACCGTAATTGTATAATtgctcatttttttaaatgaaaataattactCCTAATTCCAGAGTATGCATGAGAAGTATTAATGCCCTATTAAACAATAAGCTTTTCCATCAGCTGAGGGACACGAGGCCTGAATATTGTGACCTGCcctcacaaaagaaaaaaaaggaaaaaaagaaagaaaaagaataagcaATAATAGTGAACTAGTCCTGGCCTATAGGAGTAGACTAGTCCCAAAGTTCATTTATCTATACTATCATTTAATAAGCTTCCTTTATTTGGAATAAACATTTCCTTGGtttaaaaatattcatatacctttaggtttaaatagAAGCAAAACAAAAggataatttgtaaaaatacatCTTTTAGCTCTTGCAGAAACATTGCCTATAAAATAGGATAGAAATGCCCCAAATACCCACGGTTCCTATCAAAAAACAATTCCAAAAAAAAGCCTTTCCACAATCCTAGTTCCCAGTTCCCACTACCCCATCTtctgaaaaaaacaaaattacttatAATTCAAAACATACAACCAACCGGTTATCCAAACTCAATCTTACCACCTCCACCTCtatcaaaaactgaaaactcaATCTTACTCACAAGGCCACAATCAAACGGTTTCTAAAATTTTACTCCCCATTTCTCTTTTCAGACCACAACCATGGCAATCCACGGCCATACAGCTACCTAGACAACAACTCTGCCCAAAGGTTTTCCTCTAAAAgggtttggtttagttttttttatagagaagtTTTTTGGTTTGGCTGGATTTGATTAGTGGGCTTGATTGTTTGGTGGATGAAAAGTAATCTGAGGGTGTggaattgagagagaaagagttccATAGCAGAGAGTATCATCTATACTATTCAACTAGCAGTATCATCTATAGACTAACATCTGAGCACGCGTGCTAGCAGTATCATCTATAGACTAACCTTTGAGCACACACCCACGAGTGTGCTCAGGTgctattctatttttattttgtaaaatttaataatttgaatccattataatttaggattactaaattttttaatcacaaaaaaacctaggggtgtgatgagtaaaTTATTTCATCCAAAACGCAAAACACTTATCACACCCCCAGGTATTTctatgattgaaaaatgtagtaatttcaaattataatggatgcaaattattaacttttacaaaagaaaaaagaaaagaagaagagcaatTTGAAAACCATCAAGAGAGTGGTCTTGTTTTGTAGGCAACGTTTTAGCGGGAGTTAAAGATGTATCtacttataaaaacaaaaaagtgtatatatctatttagtttagtttttttttttttttagtttttagttttttttttttagttttgtttttagataaacatggggtgtttttttttaagaaaaaaaattatttatttatttattttaaaaaaaaaataaatgtatagtTACTTTAAAGAACTGAGTTAGTGGTAGAGTATTCCTATTTTGTAAGCAATgttttagtttaagttagacatGTATATTTACCAGattattctttagttttgtctctacttaaacctaggggtgtaggggtattttgaaacaaaaaaaatccagtccAAACCAgtgaagccccttaaatagtactCCCTCCGTCCCAATTTATTTGTcctatttgaaaagtcaaactttttaagggaacattATTAATTATCTTGTctgttttataaaaatgaataagTTTACAATACtaccctaaaataaatttatcagtttttttttttaaagagttattcttaatgaggcaactaaaaaaGTGCCCaaattagattaattttttaaatatttgttagttttcttttcaaataattttgaaaataaagtaggggtataataggaatataagaaaattaattaattttatttttagaaacaggacaatattttgggacatctcaaaatggaatagaggacaaacaaattgggaCAGAGGGAGTAGTATAGAAGATAAGGATGGCGAGATAAGATGTTCGggaataaaaattatcaatatttttcctttcaaccttctcattttttttaatggtgtaATGTTATGcaaaattgaaatgaatgacACAAATAAGAAATCAAGGAGAGGAGAATATATAAGGATGGCAAGATGAGATGTTTAGgaataaaaatcatcaatatttttcctttcaaccttctcattttttttcctaatgcTGTAATATTATGcaaaattgaaatgaatgacACAAATAAGAAATCAGGGGAAGGAGAAGAGAATTGTGAAGGCGTCACATTTGAACGCATGGTTGAAAAGTTTAGCCTATTGTCTCACCCTTTTGAATTAATGTTGTTTAAGAATTATCAATTactctgttttttttcttaaatttcccATTTTGTATACGTTGCTAGGTTTCGAAATTATGCCTTATTTTTTCTGTTACCTATTCTATTGACACATGTTACAACATTTCATCTaaatcaaattgtttttttgtagGATGGAAAAACCTCTCATTGGAGGGACCATTTGGGTTTGTTATGTGTTTTAAGCATCTCACTTCCAATTTTATTTGAgagtttttaaataatgtttgcATTTAGTTTTTGTAGTTCCTAAATAATTATGATTAAAACCCACAGTTTTTAACATAAATCCATCTGGTATAGTTGCTAAAGATGGGTTTGAGAGGtttgttctttttctatttgatacAGTTCTTCACTTGCACCCTTTCCCTTCCATTGTGGATATTAATCAATTGTTGGGTGCCATTGCAAGAATGAAGCACTACTCTAAagtaattaatcaaattagagATATGGAATCATTAGGGATTGCTCCCAATATCTTTGGCTGGAACAGTAGCGGATAGCAAAGGTACCTTGGTTTCTAGGCTTGATTATGTTGCAGTTGATCTATTCTTTCTTCCATTGTGGATCAACTTTCAATGCATAGATACATTCAAATGCTTTTCCATGTTAGCAAACGCTCAAATTTTTAGTGTGAATTTCAGGGTTATTGATAATAGTAAGTGATGATGCATAAAAATAGTCAGTGAGTTGATCGTCCTCGCACGTACCAATGCGTGTGCCTGAAGAACAAAAGAGGAGAACCAATCAAAGGGCACCGGTGGGGTACTGGTGAAATACCCTTTAAAGGTTAAGTTAGTGATCAAAGAATCCTTAAGAACTCAAGAGTACAAGAGTTAGGGAGAATCCACGCACCTCAAGAAGGGCAAGGTTTAtggtttatatagtggtagaGAGCTTACCCGAATCCCTTGATGTAGGGAATTTTCCTTGTTGAGGGAAGGGTCCTGAGATATTTGGGATTTCCTTTCCATATATAAGAGATTTGATTGCACGAAAGGGCCTTTAGTAGTGATGTGCAAGCAATTTCTATATAGGGATGCGTGAGTGAGCCCTACGTAAGATCCATGGAAACACCTAGGAGATGGGTCGTTTGGGCCAGGGGTTACCCGACCTGTCGGCCCCTGGGAAGATCGTCCCTTTTAGGATTGATCTTCCCTTTCAGAGAATGATCTTACCCATTGGGGTTGATCTTCCCTTTGGGGGCT comes from Castanea sativa cultivar Marrone di Chiusa Pesio chromosome 3, ASM4071231v1 and encodes:
- the LOC142629633 gene encoding uncharacterized protein LOC142629633, coding for MSGVTLSMAPRSEPDKTIASETTKPQQKLISQQQQQSVMGGVMGSLRVIELQLVAFIMVFSASGLVPLLDLVFPAFASAYLLVLSRLVFPAHGSVSSGSQEIFQGSRFFRFYVVVGTTIGLFLPLAYVLGGFARGDEHAVRSATPHLFLLSFQILTENIISGLSLFSPPVRALVPLLYTVRRVFVLIDWIKDVWVYKTLPANAQLKDIAWFWFGRSLAVANLVYFSINLFGFLIPRFLPRALERYFRERDEIRAKTAEDKRSAVINKSQPTDNKKAD